The following proteins are co-located in the Trichormus variabilis 0441 genome:
- a CDS encoding LuxR C-terminal-related transcriptional regulator — MPTSLHDVFHAIANIRNEQELQPTLMDKIGEYFGVQHWGIYLIDSESKPDTETQSIPAVCLESNPVGRYVVERHAPAHEQLILTPEDWKDFCPRHDHGHVMTGPIICDGRLIGTLNFARDKGKPAFTANDLADLSALCIHLSAKLATLRTNPNIFKSSTTNPLTPRELQIAELVAQGLTNAEIAEKLWITQNSVKQALKRMFRKLGVSARAEMVARLQDQLIHR; from the coding sequence ATGCCTACTTCTCTACATGATGTATTTCATGCGATCGCCAACATCCGTAATGAGCAAGAATTACAACCAACGCTCATGGATAAAATTGGCGAATATTTTGGTGTGCAACATTGGGGCATCTATTTAATAGATAGTGAATCAAAACCTGATACCGAAACACAGAGCATCCCCGCCGTCTGCCTGGAAAGTAACCCCGTAGGTCGTTATGTAGTCGAACGCCACGCCCCCGCCCATGAACAACTGATCCTCACCCCAGAAGACTGGAAAGACTTCTGCCCACGCCACGACCACGGACACGTCATGACCGGGCCGATAATTTGTGACGGTCGTCTCATCGGCACACTCAACTTCGCCCGCGACAAAGGAAAACCAGCCTTTACCGCCAATGACTTAGCCGACCTCAGCGCCCTTTGCATTCATTTATCAGCTAAGCTCGCTACCCTAAGAACAAACCCCAACATATTTAAATCCTCCACAACCAATCCTTTAACACCCCGCGAACTACAAATTGCCGAATTAGTAGCACAAGGACTAACCAACGCAGAAATCGCCGAAAAGCTATGGATTACTCAAAACTCCGTGAAACAAGCCCTTAAAAGAATGTTCCGCAAACTTGGAGTGTCAGCCCGTGCCGAAATGGTAGCCAGACTGCAAGACCAGCTAATTCATAGATAA
- a CDS encoding DUF3386 domain-containing protein, producing MTVTQLSAQELFRAAYDNRYTWDKDFPGYSADITFKDDDKVITGQVIVNAELKAEVLGVDDESAKKAIHGQAWEIAIHRVRRTFEETHGANTFRYGATDENGEVEILMGGKAEGDRYKVQNNVVTLVHRHIHGVVVTINTFGVHDTGEGYLSHTYDSVYHEPKTGEQRGGVSNFVDEYEKVGNYFILNRREIRTETAGKIAIQEFAFSNIKLLTPVA from the coding sequence ATGACAGTTACACAACTCTCTGCTCAGGAACTTTTCCGGGCTGCTTATGACAACCGTTACACCTGGGATAAGGATTTTCCTGGGTATTCAGCAGATATTACTTTTAAGGATGACGATAAAGTTATTACTGGCCAAGTTATCGTTAATGCCGAACTCAAGGCAGAAGTTTTGGGTGTAGATGACGAATCGGCTAAGAAAGCTATTCACGGTCAAGCTTGGGAAATTGCGATTCACCGTGTCCGCCGTACCTTTGAAGAAACTCACGGTGCAAACACTTTCCGTTATGGTGCGACTGACGAGAATGGGGAAGTGGAAATTTTGATGGGCGGTAAGGCTGAAGGCGATCGCTATAAAGTCCAAAATAATGTTGTTACTCTCGTTCACCGTCATATTCATGGTGTAGTTGTGACTATTAATACCTTTGGTGTTCACGACACTGGAGAAGGTTATTTATCTCACACTTATGACTCTGTGTATCATGAACCCAAAACTGGGGAACAAAGAGGCGGAGTCAGCAATTTTGTAGATGAGTACGAAAAAGTGGGAAATTATTTCATTCTTAATCGTCGTGAGATTCGTACGGAAACAGCAGGTAAAATTGCTATTCAAGAGTTCGCTTTCTCTAACATTAAATTGCTGACACCTGTTGCTTAA
- a CDS encoding red chlorophyll catabolite reductase yields MLEQQLSVENTARFEQLWSITKELRQKLDARFELRLNESTKDLQNYSAQVGAAHGSLNTFSGAEIDWLVHSWMREPISGFCNMHLTVWLGSQIRVPHLAFAFATVPNLFFYMDYVSRSDLLTDLDYLDRYYEPANERYLTFLKDDRFQQYHSKTLYIRQVQSQTSLCYTSQITDETIATLRSTAHEMIDRWLGWVDEAEPVPESERAALAQRDLIVRRAIAERDPDNKIAVKLFGEYMTDKLVRSLWGDN; encoded by the coding sequence ATGCTTGAACAGCAACTCTCTGTAGAAAATACAGCCAGATTTGAGCAATTATGGAGTATTACCAAAGAACTCCGCCAAAAACTAGACGCACGTTTTGAGCTACGGCTAAACGAGTCTACCAAAGATTTACAAAATTATTCTGCTCAAGTAGGAGCCGCACACGGTTCGCTGAATACTTTTTCTGGTGCAGAAATTGATTGGCTGGTGCATTCCTGGATGCGAGAACCAATTTCAGGTTTTTGCAATATGCACTTAACAGTTTGGTTAGGTTCACAGATTCGCGTTCCTCATTTGGCTTTTGCTTTTGCTACTGTGCCAAACTTATTCTTTTACATGGATTATGTCAGTCGCAGTGATTTGTTGACTGATTTAGATTATTTAGACCGTTATTATGAACCTGCAAACGAAAGATATTTAACATTTCTCAAAGATGACCGCTTTCAGCAATATCACAGCAAAACTCTTTATATTCGTCAGGTACAATCACAGACAAGCCTTTGTTACACTAGTCAAATTACAGATGAAACAATTGCTACCCTGCGTTCAACAGCTCATGAGATGATAGATCGTTGGTTGGGTTGGGTAGATGAAGCGGAACCTGTACCAGAGTCAGAACGTGCTGCATTGGCGCAACGTGATTTAATTGTCCGCCGAGCGATCGCTGAACGTGACCCGGATAATAAAATTGCTGTGAAGCTATTTGGCGAATACATGACAGATAAATTAGTGCGATCGCTTTGGGGTGACAACTGA
- a CDS encoding aldehyde dehydrogenase family protein, which translates to MTKTIEVRNPRTGKFDYVIIPPPPRLLAQQCNRARRAQSRWQELGVEGRITTLQQWKQAILSRREQLTEALVNDTGRLSITVLEIDSFLASIDRWCGLAPELLQTSAKNTSIPFIALQQSLVPYPLVGVISPWNFPLTLSMIDTIPALLAGCAVVVKPSEIAPRFVAPLLMALNTVPELRDVLIFVEGGGETGANLINYVDFVCFTGSVATGREVAETAARRFIPAYLELGGKDPAIVLESANLELATSAILWGAVVNTGQSCLSIERIYVAESKFEEFYHQLIAKAHRLQLAYPLVEDGAIGPIIAEKQAGIINDHILDAVEKGAVIHCGGKVEELGGGWWCRPTVMTNVNHSMKVMTEETFGPIMPVMPFPDVEEAVYLANDTIYGLSAAVFAGSEDEALKVARQLNAGAISINDAALTAMMHEGEKNAFNFSGLGGSRVGAAGLKRFLRKQAFLIKTNSTSDPWWFDKGD; encoded by the coding sequence ATGACAAAAACAATCGAAGTTCGTAATCCACGGACGGGAAAATTTGATTATGTGATTATACCGCCACCACCAAGGTTGCTAGCACAGCAATGTAACCGGGCGCGACGGGCGCAATCTCGTTGGCAAGAATTGGGTGTGGAAGGAAGAATCACAACTTTACAGCAATGGAAGCAAGCTATACTTTCTCGGCGTGAACAGCTAACGGAAGCTTTGGTAAATGATACGGGCAGATTATCTATAACTGTATTAGAAATCGATTCTTTCCTTGCCAGTATTGATCGTTGGTGTGGTTTAGCGCCAGAACTACTACAAACATCTGCGAAAAATACTAGCATTCCGTTTATTGCGTTACAACAATCGTTGGTTCCTTACCCCCTTGTCGGTGTAATTAGTCCGTGGAATTTTCCTTTGACGCTGTCAATGATTGATACGATTCCGGCATTGCTGGCGGGTTGTGCGGTAGTTGTTAAACCTAGTGAAATAGCCCCCCGGTTTGTTGCACCACTGTTAATGGCATTAAATACAGTTCCTGAGTTGCGAGATGTCTTAATTTTTGTAGAGGGAGGCGGGGAAACTGGAGCAAATTTGATTAACTATGTTGATTTTGTATGTTTTACGGGCAGTGTAGCTACAGGAAGAGAAGTAGCAGAAACCGCAGCTAGACGTTTTATTCCAGCTTACCTGGAACTGGGGGGCAAAGATCCGGCGATCGTTTTAGAGTCAGCCAATTTAGAGTTAGCTACCTCAGCTATTTTGTGGGGCGCGGTTGTGAATACAGGACAATCTTGTTTATCTATTGAAAGAATTTACGTAGCTGAATCTAAATTTGAAGAGTTTTATCATCAACTAATAGCTAAAGCCCATCGTCTACAACTAGCTTACCCTTTAGTTGAAGATGGAGCGATCGGCCCCATCATCGCTGAAAAACAAGCCGGAATTATTAACGATCATATTTTAGATGCAGTTGAGAAAGGGGCAGTAATTCACTGCGGTGGTAAAGTCGAAGAATTAGGCGGTGGTTGGTGGTGTCGTCCTACAGTCATGACTAATGTCAATCACTCTATGAAGGTGATGACTGAAGAAACTTTCGGCCCAATTATGCCAGTTATGCCTTTTCCCGACGTGGAAGAAGCAGTATATTTAGCCAACGACACAATTTATGGACTAAGTGCGGCGGTGTTTGCTGGTTCAGAAGATGAAGCTTTAAAAGTTGCTCGACAATTAAATGCAGGTGCTATCAGTATTAATGATGCTGCTCTCACTGCTATGATGCACGAAGGAGAAAAAAACGCTTTTAACTTTTCTGGCCTTGGTGGCTCGCGTGTAGGTGCAGCCGGGTTAAAGCGGTTCTTGAGGAAACAAGCATTTTTGATTAAAACCAACTCTACTAGTGATCCTTGGTGGTTTGATAAGGGAGATTGA
- the aroA gene encoding 3-phosphoshikimate 1-carboxyvinyltransferase, protein MDTIAIPALNRPVDATVEIPGSKSITNRALLVAALAQGDSTLENALFSEDSEYFAKCVEQLGIPITLNPHLAQIQVSGKGGDIPAKQADLFVGLAGTAARFITALVALGNGEYRLDGVPRMRERPMGDLVTVLQNSGIKINFEGNSGFMPYTIYGQQFAGGHFRLKANQTSQQLSALLMIAPYAQQDTTIEVEGTLVSQSYVKMTCRLMADFGVDVTQTDDNQFHIKAGQRYQARHYTIEPDASNASYFFAAAAVTGGRVRVNHLTKQSCQGDILWLNVLEQMGCQVLEGEDYTEVIGPEQLQGIDVDMNDMSDLVQTLGAIAPYANSPVIIRNVEHIRYKETERIRAVVTELRRLGVKVEEFADGMKIEPTPINPAAIETYHDHRMAMAFAVTGLKTPGIVIQDPGCTAKTFPDYFTRFFKMIGQ, encoded by the coding sequence GTGGATACCATCGCCATCCCCGCTCTGAATCGTCCTGTGGATGCCACAGTAGAGATTCCGGGTTCCAAAAGTATCACTAATCGGGCGTTGCTTGTTGCTGCTTTAGCACAAGGCGACTCTACTTTAGAAAATGCCTTATTTAGTGAAGATAGTGAATATTTTGCTAAATGTGTAGAGCAGTTGGGTATTCCCATCACACTCAATCCTCATCTGGCGCAAATCCAAGTTTCAGGTAAGGGAGGCGACATTCCTGCAAAACAAGCAGATTTGTTCGTGGGTTTAGCTGGTACAGCAGCAAGATTTATCACGGCATTAGTAGCACTTGGTAATGGCGAATATCGCTTAGATGGAGTTCCCCGGATGCGAGAACGTCCAATGGGTGACTTGGTAACGGTGCTACAAAACAGTGGCATAAAGATTAACTTTGAGGGCAACTCTGGTTTTATGCCCTACACTATTTATGGTCAGCAATTTGCAGGTGGACATTTTCGCCTCAAAGCTAACCAAACCAGTCAGCAACTCTCCGCTTTGTTGATGATTGCACCCTACGCCCAACAAGATACAACCATTGAGGTTGAGGGTACATTGGTTTCCCAATCTTATGTAAAAATGACTTGTCGCCTGATGGCTGATTTTGGTGTAGATGTCACCCAAACCGACGACAATCAATTTCATATCAAAGCAGGTCAGCGTTACCAAGCTCGACACTATACTATAGAACCAGATGCCTCAAATGCGTCTTATTTTTTCGCAGCCGCAGCCGTCACTGGTGGAAGAGTGCGGGTAAACCATTTAACTAAACAATCTTGCCAAGGTGATATTTTGTGGCTGAATGTTTTAGAACAGATGGGTTGTCAGGTGCTTGAGGGTGAAGATTACACCGAAGTGATAGGGCCAGAACAATTACAGGGTATCGACGTTGATATGAATGATATGTCGGATTTGGTGCAAACATTGGGAGCGATCGCCCCTTATGCCAACTCACCTGTTATCATCCGTAATGTAGAACATATCCGCTACAAAGAAACCGAACGTATCCGCGCCGTTGTCACCGAATTACGTCGCTTAGGCGTGAAAGTTGAAGAATTTGCCGACGGGATGAAAATTGAACCAACCCCCATCAACCCAGCCGCCATCGAAACCTACCACGACCATAGAATGGCAATGGCTTTTGCAGTTACAGGCTTAAAGACCCCCGGTATTGTGATTCAAGACCCAGGTTGTACAGCCAAAACATTCCCCGACTACTTTACTCGATTCTTTAAAATGATTGGGCAATAG
- the hisS gene encoding histidine--tRNA ligase — translation MAKNDKINFSTPSGFPEFLPSEKRLELYLLDTIRRVYESYGFTPIETPAVERLEVLQAKGNQGDNIIYGIDPILPPNRQAEKDKSGETGSEARALKFDQTVPLAAYIARHLNELTFPFARYQMDVVFRGERAKDGRFRQFRQCDIDVVGREKLSLLYDAQMPAIITEIFEAVHIGDFLIRINNRKVLTGFFQSLDISETQIKSCISIIDNLEKIGEAKVKLELEKEGINPEQTQKIIDFIKIDGSVDDVLDKLKHLSQTLPESEQFNLGVSELETVITGVRNLGVPDKRFCIDLAIARGLNYYTGTVYETTLIGHEALGSICSGGRYEELVGTFIGEKMPGVGISIGLTRLISRLLKAGILNTLPPTPAQVVVVNMQDNLMPTYLKVSQQLRQAGLNVITNFEKRQLGKQFQAADKQGIQFCVIIGADEAAAQKSSLKDLKSGEQVEVALADLPEEVKRRLT, via the coding sequence ATGGCAAAAAACGACAAAATTAACTTCTCAACTCCTAGCGGTTTTCCTGAATTTCTGCCTAGCGAAAAGCGCCTAGAATTATATCTACTAGATACCATCCGTAGAGTTTATGAAAGCTATGGATTTACACCTATTGAAACTCCCGCAGTTGAACGTTTAGAAGTACTACAAGCTAAAGGTAATCAAGGGGATAATATTATTTATGGTATCGACCCAATTCTGCCACCAAACCGCCAAGCAGAAAAAGATAAATCTGGGGAAACAGGCTCAGAAGCCAGAGCCTTAAAATTTGACCAAACTGTGCCTTTAGCAGCTTATATTGCCCGTCACTTAAATGAATTAACTTTTCCCTTTGCCCGTTATCAAATGGACGTGGTTTTTCGCGGAGAAAGAGCCAAGGATGGACGATTTCGTCAATTTCGCCAATGTGATATCGATGTAGTTGGACGAGAAAAACTCAGCTTGCTCTATGATGCTCAAATGCCGGCAATTATCACCGAAATATTTGAAGCAGTTCATATTGGTGATTTTTTAATTCGCATCAATAACCGAAAAGTTTTAACAGGATTTTTCCAATCTTTAGATATATCAGAAACGCAAATTAAATCTTGTATTAGCATTATCGATAATCTCGAAAAAATCGGTGAAGCTAAAGTTAAATTAGAGTTAGAGAAAGAAGGTATTAATCCAGAGCAAACACAAAAAATCATAGACTTTATCAAAATCGATGGTAGCGTTGATGATGTATTAGATAAACTCAAACATCTCTCACAAACCCTGCCAGAATCAGAGCAATTTAATCTAGGTGTCAGCGAATTAGAAACAGTAATTACAGGCGTGCGTAACTTGGGAGTTCCTGACAAACGCTTTTGTATTGATTTAGCGATCGCTCGTGGGCTAAATTACTATACAGGCACAGTTTACGAAACAACGCTGATAGGACACGAAGCTTTAGGGAGCATTTGTTCGGGTGGCAGATATGAAGAGTTAGTCGGCACATTTATCGGTGAGAAAATGCCAGGTGTGGGTATTTCCATCGGCTTAACTCGCTTAATTAGCCGCTTACTGAAAGCAGGTATTCTTAACACCTTACCGCCTACTCCAGCACAGGTAGTGGTAGTAAATATGCAGGATAACCTCATGCCAACTTATTTAAAAGTTTCGCAACAGTTGCGTCAAGCAGGACTGAATGTAATTACAAACTTTGAGAAACGCCAGTTAGGTAAGCAATTTCAAGCAGCAGATAAACAAGGCATTCAATTTTGTGTCATCATCGGTGCTGATGAAGCCGCAGCACAAAAGTCATCCCTCAAAGACTTAAAGTCTGGTGAGCAAGTAGAAGTAGCACTAGCAGATTTACCGGAAGAAGTTAAACGCAGACTAACGTAA
- a CDS encoding nuclear transport factor 2 family protein — MTHYSDNTLKVAHQGFEFFTQGLATGEWQKFLDMLTEDFTFWFPMGEFHGLNVGKERAKEFFTYVSESFHTGIQISSLDRVTSNETTVVFEFRDEGLFLGKPYKNRVAVSFDVRGDKICSYREYFGSDGKSN; from the coding sequence ATGACACACTACTCAGATAACACTCTAAAAGTCGCTCATCAAGGATTTGAATTTTTTACTCAAGGTTTAGCAACGGGAGAATGGCAAAAATTTCTCGATATGCTAACCGAAGATTTTACCTTTTGGTTTCCAATGGGGGAATTTCATGGCTTGAATGTAGGTAAGGAAAGAGCCAAAGAATTTTTTACGTATGTTTCTGAGTCTTTTCATACTGGAATACAAATATCATCCCTAGACCGTGTGACTAGTAATGAAACAACAGTAGTCTTTGAGTTTCGAGATGAGGGACTATTTTTAGGAAAACCTTATAAGAATCGCGTAGCAGTTTCTTTTGATGTGCGTGGCGACAAAATTTGTAGCTATCGAGAGTATTTTGGTAGTGATGGTAAATCTAATTAA
- a CDS encoding ABC transporter permease, translating to MTITKRILPKWGLFVKKPNLSQKLMLIGLAITLFFIFLAFFAPVLQSWGWIQNPREFLANTPQEAPSAKHWFGTSLLGHDVFSRTLFGAQAALQVVILATALSMIVGVPLGMVSGYLGGRLDKALLFLMDSIYTLPGLLLSVTLAFVVGRGILNAAIAISIAYIPQYYRVVRNHTVSVKTEVFIEAAQAMGASTWIVLSRYLFFNVIQSVPVLFTLNAADAILVLGGLGFLGLGLPEEVPEWGHDLKQALEALPTGIWWTTLFPGLAMTFMVVGLSLLGEGLNEFVNPRLRGENRK from the coding sequence ATGACCATCACTAAACGTATACTGCCAAAATGGGGACTTTTTGTCAAAAAGCCCAACCTTTCCCAAAAATTAATGCTGATTGGGTTAGCCATCACCCTATTTTTCATCTTCTTGGCATTCTTCGCGCCTGTATTGCAAAGTTGGGGATGGATACAGAACCCTAGAGAGTTTCTGGCTAACACTCCTCAAGAAGCACCATCAGCCAAACATTGGTTCGGAACTAGTCTTTTAGGACATGATGTTTTTTCGCGGACATTATTTGGCGCACAAGCAGCGTTGCAAGTGGTGATTTTAGCCACGGCGCTGAGTATGATAGTTGGCGTGCCGTTGGGGATGGTGAGTGGTTACCTTGGCGGTAGGTTAGACAAGGCGTTACTGTTTCTCATGGATAGTATCTACACCTTACCGGGACTGCTATTGTCGGTAACCCTGGCGTTTGTAGTAGGCAGAGGAATCTTAAATGCAGCGATCGCTATTAGTATCGCATACATTCCCCAATACTACCGCGTTGTACGTAACCACACCGTCAGCGTCAAAACTGAAGTATTCATCGAAGCAGCGCAAGCAATGGGGGCTTCTACTTGGATTGTGCTTTCTCGTTATCTGTTTTTCAATGTCATTCAAAGCGTACCCGTACTTTTCACCCTCAACGCCGCCGATGCAATTTTGGTACTAGGCGGTTTGGGTTTTTTAGGGCTAGGATTACCGGAAGAAGTACCAGAATGGGGGCATGATTTAAAACAAGCTCTAGAAGCACTCCCCACTGGGATTTGGTGGACTACACTATTTCCCGGTTTAGCAATGACATTCATGGTAGTAGGGTTATCACTACTTGGAGAGGGGTTAAATGAATTTGTCAATCCTCGATTACGAGGAGAAAATCGGAAATAG
- a CDS encoding ROK family protein, with amino-acid sequence MISAVVVWCEELNVGNSQVIGIDLGGTAIKLGRFSEDGTCSQSLTVETPQPATPEAVFLVMVDAIAQIDPDNETIAIGVGTPGPADAQGRIAQIAINLPQWENVPLADWLETKTNKPTVIENDANCAGIAEAWLGAGRHYQNFIMLTLGTGVGGAIFLDGKLFVGHRGAAGELGLITLQPDGPMCKSGNPGSLEQYTSIKAIRRLTGKEPAELGMLAQAGDIEALQFWQEYGQNLGIGLTSLIYVLTPQAIVLGGGVSASHEFFLPTLKAEIEQRVMSTSRAGLQILPAELGNSAGMVGAARLAWKKFGNG; translated from the coding sequence ATGATTTCTGCTGTGGTGGTTTGGTGTGAGGAATTGAACGTGGGGAATTCTCAAGTAATTGGCATTGACTTGGGGGGAACAGCAATTAAACTGGGGCGATTTAGCGAAGATGGGACTTGTTCACAATCTTTGACTGTAGAGACTCCCCAACCAGCAACCCCAGAAGCGGTTTTTCTGGTAATGGTGGATGCGATCGCGCAAATTGACCCAGATAATGAAACTATAGCTATTGGTGTGGGTACTCCTGGCCCGGCTGATGCTCAAGGACGCATTGCCCAAATTGCGATTAACTTACCCCAATGGGAAAATGTGCCTTTAGCTGATTGGTTAGAAACGAAAACTAACAAGCCGACAGTAATTGAAAATGATGCCAACTGTGCAGGAATCGCTGAGGCGTGGTTAGGAGCCGGTCGCCACTACCAAAACTTTATCATGCTAACTTTGGGGACTGGCGTTGGTGGCGCAATTTTTTTAGACGGTAAATTATTTGTTGGACATCGCGGCGCGGCTGGGGAATTGGGATTAATTACACTCCAACCAGATGGCCCCATGTGTAAAAGTGGCAACCCTGGTTCTTTAGAACAGTACACTTCCATTAAAGCTATTCGTCGCCTGACTGGTAAAGAACCTGCGGAGTTAGGTATGCTAGCTCAAGCTGGAGATATAGAAGCCTTACAATTTTGGCAAGAATACGGACAAAATTTAGGTATAGGTTTAACTAGTTTAATTTATGTTCTCACACCACAGGCGATCGTGCTTGGCGGTGGTGTCAGTGCCAGCCATGAGTTTTTCTTACCAACTCTCAAAGCCGAAATCGAACAGCGAGTCATGTCCACATCCCGCGCAGGCTTACAAATCTTGCCAGCAGAGTTGGGTAACTCAGCCGGTATGGTAGGTGCAGCAAGATTAGCTTGGAAAAAGTTTGGTAATGGGTAA
- a CDS encoding CTP synthase: MTKFIFVTGGVVSSIGKGIVAASLGRLLKSRDYSVSILKLDPYINIDPGTMSPFQHGEVFVTQDGAETDLDLGHYERFTDTSMSRLNSVTTGSIYQAVIMRERRGDYNGGTVQVIPHITNEIKERILSVAKETNPSVVITEIGGTVGDIESLPFLEAIRQLRKQVGRQNVLYMHVTLMPYIASAGEMKTKPTQHSVKELRSIGIQPDILVCRSDRPIPRGLKQKLSEFCDVPVECVITSQDARSIYEVPLILEGEGLAEQTLKLLQMEQRQPNLEKWQAMVQGLYSPKHTVEIAIVGKYVSLGDAYLSVVEALRHAAIATQGDLQLRWINSEDLETQAPETYLAGVDGIVVPGGFGTRGVDGKIAAIKYARDRQIPFLGLCLGMQCSVIEWARNVGGLAGANSAEFDSTTKYPVINLLPEQQDVVDLGGTMRLGVYPCHILPNTLASKLYQAEIIQERHRHRYEFNNDYRQLLLDSGYVISGTSPDGRLVEIVEYPQHPFFISCQFHPEFQSRPNTPHPLFTGFVQAAIAQSHPTANFQTPVKVS, translated from the coding sequence ATGACTAAGTTTATCTTTGTTACTGGAGGTGTTGTTTCCAGTATTGGCAAAGGCATTGTAGCAGCAAGTCTAGGCCGTTTACTCAAATCACGAGATTATTCGGTGTCGATTTTAAAACTCGACCCCTATATTAATATTGATCCGGGTACAATGAGTCCCTTTCAACACGGTGAAGTTTTCGTTACCCAAGATGGCGCAGAAACAGATTTAGACTTGGGACATTACGAACGCTTCACCGATACTTCGATGTCACGCCTCAATAGTGTTACCACTGGTTCGATTTACCAAGCGGTAATCATGCGTGAGCGTCGCGGTGACTACAATGGTGGCACAGTACAGGTAATTCCCCATATTACCAATGAAATTAAAGAACGGATTTTGTCAGTTGCTAAAGAAACAAATCCCTCTGTAGTCATTACCGAAATTGGTGGGACGGTGGGTGATATTGAATCACTACCGTTTTTAGAAGCTATTCGCCAGCTACGCAAACAGGTAGGACGGCAAAATGTGTTGTATATGCACGTTACCCTCATGCCTTATATTGCTTCGGCTGGGGAGATGAAGACGAAACCTACACAACATTCTGTCAAGGAACTGAGATCAATTGGTATTCAACCAGATATTCTAGTATGTCGCAGCGATCGCCCCATACCTAGAGGATTAAAACAGAAATTGTCAGAATTCTGTGATGTTCCGGTAGAGTGCGTCATCACTTCTCAAGATGCCAGAAGTATTTACGAAGTCCCGTTAATTCTGGAAGGGGAAGGACTGGCAGAACAAACACTCAAGTTGTTACAAATGGAACAACGCCAACCAAACCTAGAGAAATGGCAAGCTATGGTACAAGGATTATATAGTCCTAAACACACGGTAGAAATTGCCATTGTTGGTAAATATGTCAGCTTGGGCGATGCGTATTTATCAGTAGTAGAGGCGTTGCGTCATGCCGCAATTGCTACTCAGGGAGATTTACAATTGCGGTGGATAAATTCCGAAGATTTGGAAACCCAAGCACCAGAAACCTACCTTGCAGGTGTAGATGGCATCGTTGTACCAGGCGGCTTTGGTACGCGTGGGGTAGATGGCAAAATTGCCGCAATTAAATACGCACGCGATCGCCAGATTCCCTTCTTAGGTTTATGCTTAGGAATGCAATGTTCTGTTATTGAATGGGCGAGAAACGTTGGCGGGTTAGCTGGTGCTAATAGTGCGGAATTTGATTCAACCACCAAATATCCTGTAATTAACCTGTTACCAGAACAGCAAGATGTGGTGGATTTAGGTGGAACCATGCGCTTAGGTGTATATCCTTGCCATATTCTCCCCAATACTTTAGCCTCTAAGCTTTACCAAGCAGAAATCATTCAAGAACGCCATCGTCATCGCTATGAGTTCAACAATGACTATCGTCAACTGTTATTAGATTCTGGCTATGTCATTAGTGGCACATCTCCTGATGGCCGCCTAGTGGAAATTGTGGAATATCCACAACATCCATTTTTTATCTCTTGCCAGTTCCACCCAGAATTTCAATCGCGGCCTAACACGCCCCATCCTTTATTTACTGGCTTTGTCCAAGCTGCGATCGCTCAAAGTCATCCTACCGCTAATTTCCAGACACCAGTAAAAGTGTCCTAA